In the genome of Sphaeramia orbicularis chromosome 13, fSphaOr1.1, whole genome shotgun sequence, one region contains:
- the sh3bgr gene encoding SH3 domain-binding glutamic acid-rich protein isoform X1, which yields MVIKVFLASSSGSTAIKKKQQDVVGFLEALKVEYAQLDIACNEENRMWMRQNVPQEKKPANGIPLPPQIFNEESYCGDYDTFFDAKEDNSVYAFLGLPPPPGSKEAELADKAHILENGTHAEETNGEENLDDSIEVPVEERNGDAHGEEEQAAEEEEEEEGEGGEEEEVAEGETAEDDALEGETAGDAAEEAVEETDEVTEDTQAHADEEEQEEADEDREEEDLQSEEEEELRQLEEEEEAEVQEEEEDDEEETQGEEAE from the exons ATGGTTATTAAAGTCTTCCTCGCCTCTTCGTCGGGATCCACTGCG ATCAAGAAGAAGCAGCAGGATGTGGTGGGCTTCTTGGAGGCTCTTAAGGTGGAGTACGCTCAGCTGGACATCGCCTGCAACGAGGAGAACCGCATGTGGATGAGGCAGAACGTCCCACAGGAGAAGAAGCCCGCCAATGGCATCCCCCTGCCCCCTCAGATCTTCAACGAAGAGAGCTACTGTGGG gACTATGACACATTTTTTGATGCCAAGGAAGACAACTCCGTGTATGCCTTCTTGGGACTCCCTCCTCCACCTGGGTCAAag GAAGCAGAGCTAGCTGACAAGGCCCACATTTTGGAAAACGGGACCCATGCTGAGGAAACTAACGGAGAGGAAAACCTTGATGATTCAATA GAGGTTCCTGTGGAGGAGCGTAATGGGGATGCACACGGAGAGGAGGAGCAGgcagctgaggaggaggaggaggaggaaggtgagggtggcgaggaggaggaggtagcAGAAGGAGAAACTGCAGAAGATGATGCCTTGGAAGGAGAAACAGCAGGAGACGCAGCGGAGGAGGCAGTGGAAGAAACAGACGAGGTCACAGAAGACACA CAGGCCCATGCAGATGAGGAAGAACAG gaAGAAGCTGATGAGGACAGG GAGGAAGAGGATTTGCAGTCAGAG GAGGAAGAAGAACTACGGCAGCTTGAG GAAGAAGAAGAGGCTGAAGTACAAGAG gaagaagaagacgatgaGGAAGAAACACAG GGAGAAGAGGCTGAGTAG
- the sh3bgr gene encoding SH3 domain-binding glutamic acid-rich protein isoform X9 has translation MVIKVFLASSSGSTAIKKKQQDVVGFLEALKVEYAQLDIACNEENRMWMRQNVPQEKKPANGIPLPPQIFNEESYCGDYDTFFDAKEDNSVYAFLGLPPPPGSKEAELADKAHILENGTHAEETNGEENLDDSIEVPVEERNGDAHGEEEQAAEEEEEEEGEGGEEEEVAEGETAEDDALEGETAGDAAEEAVEETDEVTEDTQAHADEEEQEEADEDREEEDLQSEEEEELRQLEEEEEAEVQEGEEAE, from the exons ATGGTTATTAAAGTCTTCCTCGCCTCTTCGTCGGGATCCACTGCG ATCAAGAAGAAGCAGCAGGATGTGGTGGGCTTCTTGGAGGCTCTTAAGGTGGAGTACGCTCAGCTGGACATCGCCTGCAACGAGGAGAACCGCATGTGGATGAGGCAGAACGTCCCACAGGAGAAGAAGCCCGCCAATGGCATCCCCCTGCCCCCTCAGATCTTCAACGAAGAGAGCTACTGTGGG gACTATGACACATTTTTTGATGCCAAGGAAGACAACTCCGTGTATGCCTTCTTGGGACTCCCTCCTCCACCTGGGTCAAag GAAGCAGAGCTAGCTGACAAGGCCCACATTTTGGAAAACGGGACCCATGCTGAGGAAACTAACGGAGAGGAAAACCTTGATGATTCAATA GAGGTTCCTGTGGAGGAGCGTAATGGGGATGCACACGGAGAGGAGGAGCAGgcagctgaggaggaggaggaggaggaaggtgagggtggcgaggaggaggaggtagcAGAAGGAGAAACTGCAGAAGATGATGCCTTGGAAGGAGAAACAGCAGGAGACGCAGCGGAGGAGGCAGTGGAAGAAACAGACGAGGTCACAGAAGACACA CAGGCCCATGCAGATGAGGAAGAACAG gaAGAAGCTGATGAGGACAGG GAGGAAGAGGATTTGCAGTCAGAG GAGGAAGAAGAACTACGGCAGCTTGAG GAAGAAGAAGAGGCTGAAGTACAAGAG GGAGAAGAGGCTGAGTAG
- the sh3bgr gene encoding SH3 domain-binding glutamic acid-rich protein isoform X12: protein MVIKVFLASSSGSTAIKKKQQDVVGFLEALKVEYAQLDIACNEENRMWMRQNVPQEKKPANGIPLPPQIFNEESYCGDYDTFFDAKEDNSVYAFLGLPPPPGSKEAELADKAHILENGTHAEETNGEENLDDSIEVPVEERNGDAHGEEEQAAEEEEEEEGEGGEEEEVAEGETAEDDALEGETAGDAAEEAVEETDEAHADEEEQEEADEDREEEDLQSEEEEELRQLEEEEDDEEETQGEEAE from the exons ATGGTTATTAAAGTCTTCCTCGCCTCTTCGTCGGGATCCACTGCG ATCAAGAAGAAGCAGCAGGATGTGGTGGGCTTCTTGGAGGCTCTTAAGGTGGAGTACGCTCAGCTGGACATCGCCTGCAACGAGGAGAACCGCATGTGGATGAGGCAGAACGTCCCACAGGAGAAGAAGCCCGCCAATGGCATCCCCCTGCCCCCTCAGATCTTCAACGAAGAGAGCTACTGTGGG gACTATGACACATTTTTTGATGCCAAGGAAGACAACTCCGTGTATGCCTTCTTGGGACTCCCTCCTCCACCTGGGTCAAag GAAGCAGAGCTAGCTGACAAGGCCCACATTTTGGAAAACGGGACCCATGCTGAGGAAACTAACGGAGAGGAAAACCTTGATGATTCAATA GAGGTTCCTGTGGAGGAGCGTAATGGGGATGCACACGGAGAGGAGGAGCAGgcagctgaggaggaggaggaggaggaaggtgagggtggcgaggaggaggaggtagcAGAAGGAGAAACTGCAGAAGATGATGCCTTGGAAGGAGAAACAGCAGGAGACGCAGCGGAGGAGGCAGTGGAAGAAACAGACGAG GCCCATGCAGATGAGGAAGAACAG gaAGAAGCTGATGAGGACAGG GAGGAAGAGGATTTGCAGTCAGAG GAGGAAGAAGAACTACGGCAGCTTGAG gaagaagaagacgatgaGGAAGAAACACAG GGAGAAGAGGCTGAGTAG
- the sh3bgr gene encoding SH3 domain-binding glutamic acid-rich protein isoform X34: MVIKVFLASSSGSTAIKKKQQDVVGFLEALKVEYAQLDIACNEENRMWMRQNVPQEKKPANGIPLPPQIFNEESYCGDYDTFFDAKEDNSVYAFLGLPPPPGSKEAELADKAHILENGTHAEETNGEENLDDSIEVPVEERNGDAHGEEEQAAEEEEEEEGEGGEEEEVAEGETAEDDALEGETAGDAAEEAVEETDEQAHADEEEQEEEDDEEETQGEEAE, from the exons ATGGTTATTAAAGTCTTCCTCGCCTCTTCGTCGGGATCCACTGCG ATCAAGAAGAAGCAGCAGGATGTGGTGGGCTTCTTGGAGGCTCTTAAGGTGGAGTACGCTCAGCTGGACATCGCCTGCAACGAGGAGAACCGCATGTGGATGAGGCAGAACGTCCCACAGGAGAAGAAGCCCGCCAATGGCATCCCCCTGCCCCCTCAGATCTTCAACGAAGAGAGCTACTGTGGG gACTATGACACATTTTTTGATGCCAAGGAAGACAACTCCGTGTATGCCTTCTTGGGACTCCCTCCTCCACCTGGGTCAAag GAAGCAGAGCTAGCTGACAAGGCCCACATTTTGGAAAACGGGACCCATGCTGAGGAAACTAACGGAGAGGAAAACCTTGATGATTCAATA GAGGTTCCTGTGGAGGAGCGTAATGGGGATGCACACGGAGAGGAGGAGCAGgcagctgaggaggaggaggaggaggaaggtgagggtggcgaggaggaggaggtagcAGAAGGAGAAACTGCAGAAGATGATGCCTTGGAAGGAGAAACAGCAGGAGACGCAGCGGAGGAGGCAGTGGAAGAAACAGACGAG CAGGCCCATGCAGATGAGGAAGAACAG gaagaagaagacgatgaGGAAGAAACACAG GGAGAAGAGGCTGAGTAG
- the sh3bgr gene encoding SH3 domain-binding glutamic acid-rich protein isoform X25 — protein sequence MVIKVFLASSSGSTAIKKKQQDVVGFLEALKVEYAQLDIACNEENRMWMRQNVPQEKKPANGIPLPPQIFNEESYCGDYDTFFDAKEDNSVYAFLGLPPPPGSKEAELADKAHILENGTHAEETNGEENLDDSIEVPVEERNGDAHGEEEQAAEEEEEEEGEGGEEEEVAEGETAEDDALEGETAGDAAEEAVEETDEVTEDTQAHADEEEQEEADEDREEEEAEVQEGEEAE from the exons ATGGTTATTAAAGTCTTCCTCGCCTCTTCGTCGGGATCCACTGCG ATCAAGAAGAAGCAGCAGGATGTGGTGGGCTTCTTGGAGGCTCTTAAGGTGGAGTACGCTCAGCTGGACATCGCCTGCAACGAGGAGAACCGCATGTGGATGAGGCAGAACGTCCCACAGGAGAAGAAGCCCGCCAATGGCATCCCCCTGCCCCCTCAGATCTTCAACGAAGAGAGCTACTGTGGG gACTATGACACATTTTTTGATGCCAAGGAAGACAACTCCGTGTATGCCTTCTTGGGACTCCCTCCTCCACCTGGGTCAAag GAAGCAGAGCTAGCTGACAAGGCCCACATTTTGGAAAACGGGACCCATGCTGAGGAAACTAACGGAGAGGAAAACCTTGATGATTCAATA GAGGTTCCTGTGGAGGAGCGTAATGGGGATGCACACGGAGAGGAGGAGCAGgcagctgaggaggaggaggaggaggaaggtgagggtggcgaggaggaggaggtagcAGAAGGAGAAACTGCAGAAGATGATGCCTTGGAAGGAGAAACAGCAGGAGACGCAGCGGAGGAGGCAGTGGAAGAAACAGACGAGGTCACAGAAGACACA CAGGCCCATGCAGATGAGGAAGAACAG gaAGAAGCTGATGAGGACAGG GAAGAAGAAGAGGCTGAAGTACAAGAG GGAGAAGAGGCTGAGTAG
- the sh3bgr gene encoding SH3 domain-binding glutamic acid-rich protein isoform X32 — MVIKVFLASSSGSTAIKKKQQDVVGFLEALKVEYAQLDIACNEENRMWMRQNVPQEKKPANGIPLPPQIFNEESYCGDYDTFFDAKEDNSVYAFLGLPPPPGSKEAELADKAHILENGTHAEETNGEENLDDSIEVPVEERNGDAHGEEEQAAEEEEEEEGEGGEEEEVAEGETAEDDALEGETAGDAAEEAVEETDEVTEDTQAHADEEEQEEADEDRGEEAE; from the exons ATGGTTATTAAAGTCTTCCTCGCCTCTTCGTCGGGATCCACTGCG ATCAAGAAGAAGCAGCAGGATGTGGTGGGCTTCTTGGAGGCTCTTAAGGTGGAGTACGCTCAGCTGGACATCGCCTGCAACGAGGAGAACCGCATGTGGATGAGGCAGAACGTCCCACAGGAGAAGAAGCCCGCCAATGGCATCCCCCTGCCCCCTCAGATCTTCAACGAAGAGAGCTACTGTGGG gACTATGACACATTTTTTGATGCCAAGGAAGACAACTCCGTGTATGCCTTCTTGGGACTCCCTCCTCCACCTGGGTCAAag GAAGCAGAGCTAGCTGACAAGGCCCACATTTTGGAAAACGGGACCCATGCTGAGGAAACTAACGGAGAGGAAAACCTTGATGATTCAATA GAGGTTCCTGTGGAGGAGCGTAATGGGGATGCACACGGAGAGGAGGAGCAGgcagctgaggaggaggaggaggaggaaggtgagggtggcgaggaggaggaggtagcAGAAGGAGAAACTGCAGAAGATGATGCCTTGGAAGGAGAAACAGCAGGAGACGCAGCGGAGGAGGCAGTGGAAGAAACAGACGAGGTCACAGAAGACACA CAGGCCCATGCAGATGAGGAAGAACAG gaAGAAGCTGATGAGGACAGG GGAGAAGAGGCTGAGTAG
- the sh3bgr gene encoding SH3 domain-binding glutamic acid-rich protein isoform X14, protein MVIKVFLASSSGSTAIKKKQQDVVGFLEALKVEYAQLDIACNEENRMWMRQNVPQEKKPANGIPLPPQIFNEESYCGDYDTFFDAKEDNSVYAFLGLPPPPGSKEAELADKAHILENGTHAEETNGEENLDDSIEVPVEERNGDAHGEEEQAAEEEEEEEGEGGEEEEVAEGETAEDDALEGETAGDAAEEAVEETDEVTEDTQAHADEEEQEEADEDREEEEAEVQEEEEDDEEETQGEEAE, encoded by the exons ATGGTTATTAAAGTCTTCCTCGCCTCTTCGTCGGGATCCACTGCG ATCAAGAAGAAGCAGCAGGATGTGGTGGGCTTCTTGGAGGCTCTTAAGGTGGAGTACGCTCAGCTGGACATCGCCTGCAACGAGGAGAACCGCATGTGGATGAGGCAGAACGTCCCACAGGAGAAGAAGCCCGCCAATGGCATCCCCCTGCCCCCTCAGATCTTCAACGAAGAGAGCTACTGTGGG gACTATGACACATTTTTTGATGCCAAGGAAGACAACTCCGTGTATGCCTTCTTGGGACTCCCTCCTCCACCTGGGTCAAag GAAGCAGAGCTAGCTGACAAGGCCCACATTTTGGAAAACGGGACCCATGCTGAGGAAACTAACGGAGAGGAAAACCTTGATGATTCAATA GAGGTTCCTGTGGAGGAGCGTAATGGGGATGCACACGGAGAGGAGGAGCAGgcagctgaggaggaggaggaggaggaaggtgagggtggcgaggaggaggaggtagcAGAAGGAGAAACTGCAGAAGATGATGCCTTGGAAGGAGAAACAGCAGGAGACGCAGCGGAGGAGGCAGTGGAAGAAACAGACGAGGTCACAGAAGACACA CAGGCCCATGCAGATGAGGAAGAACAG gaAGAAGCTGATGAGGACAGG GAAGAAGAAGAGGCTGAAGTACAAGAG gaagaagaagacgatgaGGAAGAAACACAG GGAGAAGAGGCTGAGTAG
- the sh3bgr gene encoding SH3 domain-binding glutamic acid-rich protein isoform X39, which yields MVIKVFLASSSGSTAIKKKQQDVVGFLEALKVEYAQLDIACNEENRMWMRQNVPQEKKPANGIPLPPQIFNEESYCGDYDTFFDAKEDNSVYAFLGLPPPPGSKEAELADKAHILENGTHAEETNGEENLDDSIEVPVEERNGDAHGEEEQAAEEEEEEEGEGGEEEEVAEGETAEDDALEGETAGDAAEEAVEETDEVTEDTQAHADEEEQGEEAE from the exons ATGGTTATTAAAGTCTTCCTCGCCTCTTCGTCGGGATCCACTGCG ATCAAGAAGAAGCAGCAGGATGTGGTGGGCTTCTTGGAGGCTCTTAAGGTGGAGTACGCTCAGCTGGACATCGCCTGCAACGAGGAGAACCGCATGTGGATGAGGCAGAACGTCCCACAGGAGAAGAAGCCCGCCAATGGCATCCCCCTGCCCCCTCAGATCTTCAACGAAGAGAGCTACTGTGGG gACTATGACACATTTTTTGATGCCAAGGAAGACAACTCCGTGTATGCCTTCTTGGGACTCCCTCCTCCACCTGGGTCAAag GAAGCAGAGCTAGCTGACAAGGCCCACATTTTGGAAAACGGGACCCATGCTGAGGAAACTAACGGAGAGGAAAACCTTGATGATTCAATA GAGGTTCCTGTGGAGGAGCGTAATGGGGATGCACACGGAGAGGAGGAGCAGgcagctgaggaggaggaggaggaggaaggtgagggtggcgaggaggaggaggtagcAGAAGGAGAAACTGCAGAAGATGATGCCTTGGAAGGAGAAACAGCAGGAGACGCAGCGGAGGAGGCAGTGGAAGAAACAGACGAGGTCACAGAAGACACA CAGGCCCATGCAGATGAGGAAGAACAG GGAGAAGAGGCTGAGTAG
- the sh3bgr gene encoding SH3 domain-binding glutamic acid-rich protein isoform X21: MVIKVFLASSSGSTAIKKKQQDVVGFLEALKVEYAQLDIACNEENRMWMRQNVPQEKKPANGIPLPPQIFNEESYCGDYDTFFDAKEDNSVYAFLGLPPPPGSKEAELADKAHILENGTHAEETNGEENLDDSIEVPVEERNGDAHGEEEQAAEEEEEEEGEGGEEEEVAEGETAEDDALEGETAGDAAEEAVEETDEAHADEEEQEEADEDREEEEAEVQEEEEDDEEETQGEEAE; the protein is encoded by the exons ATGGTTATTAAAGTCTTCCTCGCCTCTTCGTCGGGATCCACTGCG ATCAAGAAGAAGCAGCAGGATGTGGTGGGCTTCTTGGAGGCTCTTAAGGTGGAGTACGCTCAGCTGGACATCGCCTGCAACGAGGAGAACCGCATGTGGATGAGGCAGAACGTCCCACAGGAGAAGAAGCCCGCCAATGGCATCCCCCTGCCCCCTCAGATCTTCAACGAAGAGAGCTACTGTGGG gACTATGACACATTTTTTGATGCCAAGGAAGACAACTCCGTGTATGCCTTCTTGGGACTCCCTCCTCCACCTGGGTCAAag GAAGCAGAGCTAGCTGACAAGGCCCACATTTTGGAAAACGGGACCCATGCTGAGGAAACTAACGGAGAGGAAAACCTTGATGATTCAATA GAGGTTCCTGTGGAGGAGCGTAATGGGGATGCACACGGAGAGGAGGAGCAGgcagctgaggaggaggaggaggaggaaggtgagggtggcgaggaggaggaggtagcAGAAGGAGAAACTGCAGAAGATGATGCCTTGGAAGGAGAAACAGCAGGAGACGCAGCGGAGGAGGCAGTGGAAGAAACAGACGAG GCCCATGCAGATGAGGAAGAACAG gaAGAAGCTGATGAGGACAGG GAAGAAGAAGAGGCTGAAGTACAAGAG gaagaagaagacgatgaGGAAGAAACACAG GGAGAAGAGGCTGAGTAG
- the sh3bgr gene encoding SH3 domain-binding glutamic acid-rich protein isoform X16: MVIKVFLASSSGSTAIKKKQQDVVGFLEALKVEYAQLDIACNEENRMWMRQNVPQEKKPANGIPLPPQIFNEESYCGDYDTFFDAKEDNSVYAFLGLPPPPGSKEAELADKAHILENGTHAEETNGEENLDDSIEVPVEERNGDAHGEEEQAAEEEEEEEGEGGEEEEVAEGETAEDDALEGETAGDAAEEAVEETDEVTEDTQAHADEEEQEEADEDREEEDLQSEEEEDDEEETQGEEAE, encoded by the exons ATGGTTATTAAAGTCTTCCTCGCCTCTTCGTCGGGATCCACTGCG ATCAAGAAGAAGCAGCAGGATGTGGTGGGCTTCTTGGAGGCTCTTAAGGTGGAGTACGCTCAGCTGGACATCGCCTGCAACGAGGAGAACCGCATGTGGATGAGGCAGAACGTCCCACAGGAGAAGAAGCCCGCCAATGGCATCCCCCTGCCCCCTCAGATCTTCAACGAAGAGAGCTACTGTGGG gACTATGACACATTTTTTGATGCCAAGGAAGACAACTCCGTGTATGCCTTCTTGGGACTCCCTCCTCCACCTGGGTCAAag GAAGCAGAGCTAGCTGACAAGGCCCACATTTTGGAAAACGGGACCCATGCTGAGGAAACTAACGGAGAGGAAAACCTTGATGATTCAATA GAGGTTCCTGTGGAGGAGCGTAATGGGGATGCACACGGAGAGGAGGAGCAGgcagctgaggaggaggaggaggaggaaggtgagggtggcgaggaggaggaggtagcAGAAGGAGAAACTGCAGAAGATGATGCCTTGGAAGGAGAAACAGCAGGAGACGCAGCGGAGGAGGCAGTGGAAGAAACAGACGAGGTCACAGAAGACACA CAGGCCCATGCAGATGAGGAAGAACAG gaAGAAGCTGATGAGGACAGG GAGGAAGAGGATTTGCAGTCAGAG gaagaagaagacgatgaGGAAGAAACACAG GGAGAAGAGGCTGAGTAG
- the sh3bgr gene encoding SH3 domain-binding glutamic acid-rich protein isoform X5, whose translation MVIKVFLASSSGSTAIKKKQQDVVGFLEALKVEYAQLDIACNEENRMWMRQNVPQEKKPANGIPLPPQIFNEESYCGDYDTFFDAKEDNSVYAFLGLPPPPGSKEAELADKAHILENGTHAEETNGEENLDDSIEVPVEERNGDAHGEEEQAAEEEEEEEGEGGEEEEVAEGETAEDDALEGETAGDAAEEAVEETDEVTEDTQAHADEEEQEEADEDREEEELRQLEEEEEAEVQEEEEDDEEETQGEEAE comes from the exons ATGGTTATTAAAGTCTTCCTCGCCTCTTCGTCGGGATCCACTGCG ATCAAGAAGAAGCAGCAGGATGTGGTGGGCTTCTTGGAGGCTCTTAAGGTGGAGTACGCTCAGCTGGACATCGCCTGCAACGAGGAGAACCGCATGTGGATGAGGCAGAACGTCCCACAGGAGAAGAAGCCCGCCAATGGCATCCCCCTGCCCCCTCAGATCTTCAACGAAGAGAGCTACTGTGGG gACTATGACACATTTTTTGATGCCAAGGAAGACAACTCCGTGTATGCCTTCTTGGGACTCCCTCCTCCACCTGGGTCAAag GAAGCAGAGCTAGCTGACAAGGCCCACATTTTGGAAAACGGGACCCATGCTGAGGAAACTAACGGAGAGGAAAACCTTGATGATTCAATA GAGGTTCCTGTGGAGGAGCGTAATGGGGATGCACACGGAGAGGAGGAGCAGgcagctgaggaggaggaggaggaggaaggtgagggtggcgaggaggaggaggtagcAGAAGGAGAAACTGCAGAAGATGATGCCTTGGAAGGAGAAACAGCAGGAGACGCAGCGGAGGAGGCAGTGGAAGAAACAGACGAGGTCACAGAAGACACA CAGGCCCATGCAGATGAGGAAGAACAG gaAGAAGCTGATGAGGACAGG GAGGAAGAAGAACTACGGCAGCTTGAG GAAGAAGAAGAGGCTGAAGTACAAGAG gaagaagaagacgatgaGGAAGAAACACAG GGAGAAGAGGCTGAGTAG
- the sh3bgr gene encoding SH3 domain-binding glutamic acid-rich protein isoform X7, with product MVIKVFLASSSGSTAIKKKQQDVVGFLEALKVEYAQLDIACNEENRMWMRQNVPQEKKPANGIPLPPQIFNEESYCGDYDTFFDAKEDNSVYAFLGLPPPPGSKEAELADKAHILENGTHAEETNGEENLDDSIEVPVEERNGDAHGEEEQAAEEEEEEEGEGGEEEEVAEGETAEDDALEGETAGDAAEEAVEETDEVTEDTQAHADEEEQEEADEDREEEDLQSEEEEEAEVQEEEEDDEEETQGEEAE from the exons ATGGTTATTAAAGTCTTCCTCGCCTCTTCGTCGGGATCCACTGCG ATCAAGAAGAAGCAGCAGGATGTGGTGGGCTTCTTGGAGGCTCTTAAGGTGGAGTACGCTCAGCTGGACATCGCCTGCAACGAGGAGAACCGCATGTGGATGAGGCAGAACGTCCCACAGGAGAAGAAGCCCGCCAATGGCATCCCCCTGCCCCCTCAGATCTTCAACGAAGAGAGCTACTGTGGG gACTATGACACATTTTTTGATGCCAAGGAAGACAACTCCGTGTATGCCTTCTTGGGACTCCCTCCTCCACCTGGGTCAAag GAAGCAGAGCTAGCTGACAAGGCCCACATTTTGGAAAACGGGACCCATGCTGAGGAAACTAACGGAGAGGAAAACCTTGATGATTCAATA GAGGTTCCTGTGGAGGAGCGTAATGGGGATGCACACGGAGAGGAGGAGCAGgcagctgaggaggaggaggaggaggaaggtgagggtggcgaggaggaggaggtagcAGAAGGAGAAACTGCAGAAGATGATGCCTTGGAAGGAGAAACAGCAGGAGACGCAGCGGAGGAGGCAGTGGAAGAAACAGACGAGGTCACAGAAGACACA CAGGCCCATGCAGATGAGGAAGAACAG gaAGAAGCTGATGAGGACAGG GAGGAAGAGGATTTGCAGTCAGAG GAAGAAGAAGAGGCTGAAGTACAAGAG gaagaagaagacgatgaGGAAGAAACACAG GGAGAAGAGGCTGAGTAG
- the sh3bgr gene encoding SH3 domain-binding glutamic acid-rich protein isoform X11, whose amino-acid sequence MVIKVFLASSSGSTAIKKKQQDVVGFLEALKVEYAQLDIACNEENRMWMRQNVPQEKKPANGIPLPPQIFNEESYCGDYDTFFDAKEDNSVYAFLGLPPPPGSKEAELADKAHILENGTHAEETNGEENLDDSIEVPVEERNGDAHGEEEQAAEEEEEEEGEGGEEEEVAEGETAEDDALEGETAGDAAEEAVEETDEQAHADEEEQEEADEDREEEDLQSEEEEEAEVQEEEEDDEEETQGEEAE is encoded by the exons ATGGTTATTAAAGTCTTCCTCGCCTCTTCGTCGGGATCCACTGCG ATCAAGAAGAAGCAGCAGGATGTGGTGGGCTTCTTGGAGGCTCTTAAGGTGGAGTACGCTCAGCTGGACATCGCCTGCAACGAGGAGAACCGCATGTGGATGAGGCAGAACGTCCCACAGGAGAAGAAGCCCGCCAATGGCATCCCCCTGCCCCCTCAGATCTTCAACGAAGAGAGCTACTGTGGG gACTATGACACATTTTTTGATGCCAAGGAAGACAACTCCGTGTATGCCTTCTTGGGACTCCCTCCTCCACCTGGGTCAAag GAAGCAGAGCTAGCTGACAAGGCCCACATTTTGGAAAACGGGACCCATGCTGAGGAAACTAACGGAGAGGAAAACCTTGATGATTCAATA GAGGTTCCTGTGGAGGAGCGTAATGGGGATGCACACGGAGAGGAGGAGCAGgcagctgaggaggaggaggaggaggaaggtgagggtggcgaggaggaggaggtagcAGAAGGAGAAACTGCAGAAGATGATGCCTTGGAAGGAGAAACAGCAGGAGACGCAGCGGAGGAGGCAGTGGAAGAAACAGACGAG CAGGCCCATGCAGATGAGGAAGAACAG gaAGAAGCTGATGAGGACAGG GAGGAAGAGGATTTGCAGTCAGAG GAAGAAGAAGAGGCTGAAGTACAAGAG gaagaagaagacgatgaGGAAGAAACACAG GGAGAAGAGGCTGAGTAG
- the sh3bgr gene encoding SH3 domain-binding glutamic acid-rich protein isoform X24 → MVIKVFLASSSGSTAIKKKQQDVVGFLEALKVEYAQLDIACNEENRMWMRQNVPQEKKPANGIPLPPQIFNEESYCGDYDTFFDAKEDNSVYAFLGLPPPPGSKEAELADKAHILENGTHAEETNGEENLDDSIEVPVEERNGDAHGEEEQAAEEEEEEEGEGGEEEEVAEGETAEDDALEGETAGDAAEEAVEETDEVTEDTAHADEEEQEEADEDREEEDDEEETQGEEAE, encoded by the exons ATGGTTATTAAAGTCTTCCTCGCCTCTTCGTCGGGATCCACTGCG ATCAAGAAGAAGCAGCAGGATGTGGTGGGCTTCTTGGAGGCTCTTAAGGTGGAGTACGCTCAGCTGGACATCGCCTGCAACGAGGAGAACCGCATGTGGATGAGGCAGAACGTCCCACAGGAGAAGAAGCCCGCCAATGGCATCCCCCTGCCCCCTCAGATCTTCAACGAAGAGAGCTACTGTGGG gACTATGACACATTTTTTGATGCCAAGGAAGACAACTCCGTGTATGCCTTCTTGGGACTCCCTCCTCCACCTGGGTCAAag GAAGCAGAGCTAGCTGACAAGGCCCACATTTTGGAAAACGGGACCCATGCTGAGGAAACTAACGGAGAGGAAAACCTTGATGATTCAATA GAGGTTCCTGTGGAGGAGCGTAATGGGGATGCACACGGAGAGGAGGAGCAGgcagctgaggaggaggaggaggaggaaggtgagggtggcgaggaggaggaggtagcAGAAGGAGAAACTGCAGAAGATGATGCCTTGGAAGGAGAAACAGCAGGAGACGCAGCGGAGGAGGCAGTGGAAGAAACAGACGAGGTCACAGAAGACACA GCCCATGCAGATGAGGAAGAACAG gaAGAAGCTGATGAGGACAGG gaagaagaagacgatgaGGAAGAAACACAG GGAGAAGAGGCTGAGTAG